The genomic segment GAGCGCACCTGTTCCGCAGGTTCCTGCTCCACCTATACCATACCGGGCGTGAACTGAGCCCGGCATCATGCGGCGGGACCACTCCCGCCGTTATCCTGCCCCCCCTGCCCCAGACCGGAAAACAGATCCCCTGACACACGTTCAAGGAGTGTGTTGAGAAAACGAAAAACCGTTTCCATCTCCTCTACTGAAAAACCTTCATGGATCATCCCGTTCAGGGCAGCCACCATGGGCATAGCACCTGATGCAATCCTCTCACCTTCCGGGCTGATATAGATACGAAATCCCCTGCCGTCATGGGGACAGGTTTTTCTACTGATCAACCCGTTTTTTTCCATGCGCCTTACAAGACCTGTAATGCCGGAGCTTTTCAGTTGAATTCCCTCGCCCAGATCTTTGAGCAGACAGCCGTCATGGTCCCGGATATAAAAAAGAGCCATGAGCTGGGCACTGGTTACCTGAAGCCTGTCCCATAAAAACTGATCCAGCCCATGAATAAGTTTGCCATGCACACGATGGATCAGATAAAAAAGCCGCTTGTCATCCATGGTTCGTCATTTCTTTCCTGTTCACATTCACATCTCCTCCGGCAGTATGGCTGTCACATAATCAATGTCCGGAGCATCGGAAAAGAGCATCACAAGACGATCAAACCCTAAGGCATTACCCGTTGCAGGCGGCATATGGCCGAGGGCCTCAAGAAAGACAGATGCCTCCGGATAGGCTGTTTTCCCAAGCCTCTCCCTTTCCATAGCCGCCTCCCGGAAACGGTCGGCCTGCTCCTTTGCATCCACGAGTTCCGTGTAGGCATTGCACAGCTCCACACCACAGACATACAGCTCAAAACGTTCTGCAAAGGCTGGATTCTCAGGCTTTATCCGGGCAAGGGAAGCTTCGGAAACCGGGTAATCATACAAAAAAACCGGTTTTTCCAAACCAAGGCAGGGTTCAATTTCCAGCCCC from the Desulfobotulus mexicanus genome contains:
- a CDS encoding MarR family winged helix-turn-helix transcriptional regulator, whose amino-acid sequence is MDDKRLFYLIHRVHGKLIHGLDQFLWDRLQVTSAQLMALFYIRDHDGCLLKDLGEGIQLKSSGITGLVRRMEKNGLISRKTCPHDGRGFRIYISPEGERIASGAMPMVAALNGMIHEGFSVEEMETVFRFLNTLLERVSGDLFSGLGQGGQDNGGSGPAA